In Flavobacterium endoglycinae, one DNA window encodes the following:
- the rimO gene encoding 30S ribosomal protein S12 methylthiotransferase RimO: MRTKSLKKNKINVITLGCSKNVYDSEVLMGQLRANGKEVTHEAKAKDEGNIIVINTCGFIDNAKAESVNMILEYADKKDKGLVDKVFVTGCLSERYRPDLEKEIPNVDQYFGTTELPQLLKALGADYKHELLGERLTTTPKNYAYLKIAEGCDRPCSFCAIPLMRGSHVSQPIEKLVKEAEGLAKNGVKELILIAQDLTYYGLDLYKKRNLGELLEALVKVEGIEWIRLHYAFPTGFPMDVLEIMKREPKICNYIDIPLQHISDSILKSMRRGTTQAKTTQLLKDFRAAVPGMAIRTTLIVGYPGETQEDFEILKDFVQEMKFDRMGCFAYSHEENTHAYLLEDDVPDDVKQARANEIMELQSQISWDLNQEKVGQVYKCIIDRKEGAHFVGRTEFDSPDVDNEVLIDASKHYVKTGEFVNIKIIEATEFDLYGEPA, from the coding sequence ATGAGAACCAAGTCTTTAAAAAAGAACAAAATTAACGTAATCACTCTTGGGTGTTCAAAAAATGTATATGATAGTGAAGTGCTTATGGGTCAGCTTCGTGCAAACGGAAAAGAAGTAACTCACGAAGCAAAAGCTAAGGATGAAGGAAACATTATTGTAATCAACACTTGTGGTTTTATTGATAATGCAAAAGCAGAGTCAGTAAATATGATTTTGGAATATGCTGATAAAAAGGACAAAGGATTAGTTGATAAAGTTTTCGTTACAGGATGCTTGTCTGAACGTTACAGACCTGATTTAGAAAAAGAAATTCCAAATGTGGATCAATATTTTGGAACAACTGAATTACCTCAATTATTAAAAGCTTTAGGAGCAGACTATAAACATGAATTACTAGGAGAGAGATTAACAACAACTCCTAAAAATTATGCTTATTTAAAAATTGCCGAAGGATGCGACAGACCATGCAGTTTTTGTGCTATCCCGTTAATGCGCGGTTCTCACGTTTCGCAGCCCATTGAAAAATTGGTTAAAGAAGCTGAAGGTTTAGCTAAAAATGGTGTTAAGGAATTAATCTTAATTGCTCAAGACCTAACTTATTATGGTCTTGATTTATATAAAAAGAGAAATCTTGGAGAACTTTTAGAAGCTTTGGTTAAAGTAGAAGGAATCGAGTGGATTCGTCTTCACTATGCTTTTCCAACTGGTTTCCCAATGGATGTTTTGGAAATCATGAAACGCGAACCAAAAATTTGTAATTACATTGATATTCCGCTACAGCATATTTCTGATTCTATTTTAAAATCGATGCGTCGCGGTACTACACAAGCCAAAACTACACAACTTTTAAAAGATTTCCGTGCAGCCGTTCCAGGAATGGCGATTAGAACTACTTTAATTGTTGGATATCCTGGAGAAACTCAGGAAGATTTTGAGATTTTGAAAGATTTCGTTCAGGAAATGAAATTTGACAGAATGGGTTGTTTTGCATATTCTCACGAAGAAAACACTCATGCTTACTTGTTAGAGGACGATGTTCCAGATGACGTAAAGCAAGCAAGAGCCAATGAAATTATGGAATTACAATCTCAAATTTCATGGGATTTAAACCAAGAAAAAGTAGGTCAGGTTTATAAATGTATCATTGACCGAAAAGAAGGCGCGCATTTTGTGGGTAGAACTGAGTTTGATAGTCCGGATGTTGACAATGAAGTTTTAATTGATGCATCTAAGCATTATGTAAAAACAGGCGAATTTGTTAATATCAAGATAATTGAAGCAACAGAATTTGATTTATACGGAGAACCTGCTTAA
- a CDS encoding OmpP1/FadL family transporter, which yields MKKIFFLIITGLTVSASYSQEVSDAMRYAQDNLTGTARFRAMSGAFGAVGGDLSAISVNPAGSAIFNNNQVGVTLSNQNIKNNSDYFGTQTSDKKNSFILNQAGGIFVFKDRNPNNRGWNKIAIGASYENTNNFDNNVFSAGTNPTNSISNYFLAYANGIPLGDITGIDYRDQFYNEQQAYFGYYGFVINPVANNDNNTQYTSNVPAGGNYYHENEIYARGYNSKLSFNIATSYNDRIYLGANLNVHVTDYRRSTSFYEDNSNPLVSTETISNLRFNNDLYTYGNGFSFQLGAIAKVTEEFRVGLAYESNTWYELYDELSQSISTTRQASGGPELYKTVNPNIVNVYDSYTLQTPGKVTFSAAYVFGKSGLISVDYAIKDYSNTKYKPTSDAGFRGVNSDLSNQLTNNGELRVGAEYKIKQLSLRGGYRFEGSPYKNGTTIGDLNSYSAGLGYNFGATKLDLAYSYLERKSNQGFFSQGFTDGANITSKLNNVSLTLLFEL from the coding sequence ATGAAAAAAATATTTTTCCTAATCATTACAGGACTAACTGTCAGCGCGTCATATTCACAGGAAGTTTCAGATGCGATGCGTTATGCACAAGACAATTTAACTGGAACTGCCAGATTTAGAGCCATGAGTGGTGCTTTTGGAGCAGTTGGAGGAGATTTATCCGCTATTAGTGTCAATCCAGCAGGATCTGCCATTTTCAATAACAATCAGGTTGGAGTAACACTAAGTAATCAAAACATAAAAAACAATTCTGACTATTTTGGAACTCAAACTTCTGATAAAAAAAATTCTTTCATTTTAAATCAGGCTGGAGGTATTTTTGTTTTTAAAGACCGAAATCCAAATAATAGAGGATGGAACAAAATAGCAATTGGAGCCAGCTACGAAAACACTAATAACTTTGACAACAATGTATTTTCAGCCGGAACCAACCCAACCAACAGTATTTCTAATTATTTCTTAGCATATGCTAATGGAATTCCTTTGGGAGACATAACAGGTATTGATTATAGAGATCAATTTTACAATGAACAACAAGCTTATTTTGGTTATTATGGTTTTGTAATTAACCCAGTAGCAAACAACGATAATAACACTCAATATACAAGCAATGTTCCTGCAGGCGGAAATTATTATCATGAAAATGAGATTTACGCAAGAGGATATAATAGTAAATTAAGCTTCAATATTGCTACGTCATATAATGACCGAATTTATTTAGGAGCAAACTTAAACGTTCACGTTACAGACTACAGAAGATCGACAAGTTTTTATGAAGACAATTCTAATCCTTTAGTATCCACTGAAACAATATCAAATCTTCGTTTCAATAATGATTTATACACTTACGGAAATGGCTTCTCTTTTCAATTAGGAGCAATTGCAAAAGTTACAGAAGAATTTAGAGTTGGTTTAGCTTATGAATCTAACACTTGGTATGAATTATACGACGAGCTTTCTCAAAGTATTTCCACAACAAGACAAGCAAGTGGCGGACCTGAACTTTATAAAACTGTAAATCCTAATATTGTGAACGTGTATGACTCTTACACATTACAAACACCAGGAAAAGTAACTTTCAGTGCGGCATATGTTTTTGGAAAATCAGGATTAATAAGTGTTGATTACGCCATTAAAGACTACAGCAACACTAAATATAAACCAACAAGCGATGCAGGTTTTAGAGGAGTAAACAGTGATCTTAGCAATCAGTTAACTAATAATGGAGAATTAAGAGTTGGTGCTGAATACAAAATAAAACAATTAAGCTTAAGAGGCGGATATCGTTTTGAAGGTAGTCCTTATAAAAACGGAACTACAATTGGCGATTTAAACAGCTATTCTGCCGGTTTAGGTTATAATTTTGGCGCAACTAAATTAGATTTAGCGTATTCATATCTAGAAAGAAAATCTAATCAAGGATTCTTCTCGCAAGGCTTTACCGATGGTGCTAATATAACATCGAAACTAAATAATGTTTCTTTGACCTTATTATTTGAATTGTAA
- the proS gene encoding proline--tRNA ligase, which translates to MSKNLTTRSEDYSKWYNELVVKADLAENSGVRGCMVIKPYGYAIWEKMQAELDRMFKETGHQNAYFPLFVPKSMFEAEEKNAEGFAKECAVVTHYRLKNDEERPGKLMVDPNAKLEEELIVRPTSEAIIWSTYKGWVQSYRDLPLLINQWANVVRWEMRTRLFLRTAEFLWQEGHTAHATKAEALEESEKMMNVYADFAENFMAIPVVKGFKTESERFAGADETYCIEALMQDGKALQAGTSHFLGQNFAKAFDVKFANAEGKQEHVWGTSWGVSTRLMGALIMTHSDDQGLVLPPNLAPIQVVIVPIHKTDEQLAEITTAVNELTAKLRKLKISVKYDDRTTQKPGFKFAEWELKGVPVRIAVGPKDLENGTFEVARRDNLTKEVVSNEKIVDHVNNLLEQIQADLFTKALEYRNTHITEVNNFEEFKEILEGKGGFISAHWDGTPETEEKIKDLTKATIRCIPLDAVEEAGTCVFTGKPSAKRVLFAKAY; encoded by the coding sequence ATGAGTAAGAACCTTACTACAAGATCAGAAGATTATTCTAAATGGTATAACGAACTGGTTGTAAAAGCAGATCTGGCTGAAAATTCAGGGGTCAGAGGTTGTATGGTAATCAAACCATACGGATATGCTATCTGGGAAAAAATGCAGGCTGAATTAGATCGTATGTTCAAGGAAACTGGACATCAAAATGCTTACTTTCCTTTATTCGTGCCGAAAAGCATGTTTGAAGCAGAGGAAAAAAACGCAGAAGGATTTGCAAAAGAATGTGCGGTTGTAACGCATTATAGATTAAAAAATGATGAGGAAAGACCTGGGAAATTAATGGTTGATCCGAATGCAAAATTAGAAGAAGAACTTATTGTTCGTCCTACAAGTGAGGCGATCATTTGGTCTACATATAAAGGATGGGTTCAGTCTTATAGAGACTTACCATTATTAATAAACCAATGGGCCAATGTGGTTCGCTGGGAAATGCGTACGCGTTTATTTTTAAGAACTGCCGAATTTTTATGGCAGGAAGGACATACAGCACACGCAACAAAGGCTGAAGCATTAGAAGAATCAGAAAAAATGATGAATGTGTATGCTGATTTTGCTGAAAACTTTATGGCAATTCCTGTTGTTAAAGGTTTTAAAACCGAATCAGAACGTTTTGCTGGTGCAGATGAAACATATTGTATTGAAGCATTAATGCAAGACGGAAAAGCACTGCAAGCGGGGACTTCTCATTTCTTGGGACAGAATTTTGCAAAAGCTTTTGATGTGAAATTTGCAAATGCAGAAGGTAAACAAGAGCACGTATGGGGGACATCATGGGGAGTTTCTACTCGTTTGATGGGGGCTTTGATTATGACGCACTCTGATGATCAGGGATTGGTATTGCCTCCAAATTTGGCGCCAATACAAGTTGTAATTGTCCCTATTCATAAAACAGATGAACAATTGGCGGAAATTACTACTGCAGTTAATGAATTGACAGCTAAGTTAAGAAAGCTGAAAATTTCGGTTAAGTATGATGACAGAACAACTCAAAAGCCAGGATTTAAATTTGCTGAGTGGGAATTAAAAGGTGTGCCTGTTAGAATCGCTGTTGGCCCAAAAGATTTAGAAAACGGAACTTTTGAGGTAGCAAGACGCGATAATTTGACGAAAGAAGTCGTTTCTAACGAAAAAATCGTAGATCACGTAAATAATCTTTTAGAGCAGATTCAAGCAGACTTATTTACAAAAGCTTTAGAGTATCGCAATACTCATATTACAGAAGTAAATAATTTTGAGGAATTTAAGGAAATTTTAGAAGGCAAAGGAGGTTTTATTTCAGCCCATTGGGATGGAACTCCGGAGACAGAGGAAAAAATAAAAGACTTGACAAAAGCGACTATTAGATGTATTCCTTTGGATGCTGTAGAAGAGGCGGGAACCTGTGTGTTTACTGGGAAACCTTCTGCTAAGAGAGTGCTTTTTGCTAAGGCGTATTAA
- the rpsT gene encoding 30S ribosomal protein S20 has protein sequence MANHKSALKRIRSNEKRRVLNRYQHKTTRNAIKALRLATDKSDATAKLSTVISMIDKLAKKNIIHDNKASNLKSKLTKHVAKL, from the coding sequence ATGGCAAATCATAAGTCAGCATTAAAAAGAATCAGAAGTAACGAAAAAAGAAGAGTTCTTAATAGATATCAGCACAAAACTACTCGTAATGCTATTAAAGCATTAAGATTAGCTACTGATAAATCTGATGCGACTGCAAAATTATCAACTGTAATTTCTATGATTGATAAATTAGCTAAAAAGAACATCATTCATGATAATAAAGCTTCTAACTTGAAGTCTAAATTAACTAAACACGTTGCTAAATTGTAA
- a CDS encoding response regulator gives MFEQILCIDDDPITLMLCKKVIAKSSFSQEVISAHNGEEALSHFNNLKYNNKISKKPELIFLDLNMPVMGGWEFLDHFTSQAYSEFNSAKVIVLSSTIDPEDLAKAKKYPIIIDFLSKPITQAMLEYLKKKMG, from the coding sequence ATGTTTGAGCAGATTTTATGTATAGATGACGATCCAATCACATTAATGCTGTGCAAAAAAGTAATCGCAAAATCTTCATTTTCCCAAGAAGTCATTAGCGCTCATAATGGTGAAGAGGCCTTAAGCCATTTCAATAACTTAAAATACAACAACAAAATCAGTAAGAAACCTGAATTAATCTTTCTAGACCTAAACATGCCGGTTATGGGTGGCTGGGAATTTCTAGATCATTTTACTTCTCAAGCTTATTCTGAATTCAACAGTGCAAAAGTAATTGTACTGTCATCCACTATAGATCCTGAAGATCTTGCCAAAGCAAAAAAATATCCTATTATAATAGATTTTCTTTCAAAACCAATTACACAGGCGATGCTGGAATATTTAAAGAAAAAAATGGGATAA
- a CDS encoding PAS domain-containing sensor histidine kinase: MKSKTIQITLVYVIISLIVAAAGHNIITKYFFEPKYSFLFLLKDAFIILTTGFIFKYILSKNENKNISVFEKLQETNQEIKESNEKYDIVAKATSDTIWDWKIPEDSINWNKGIESVFGYKPEEVGKTSKWWFDKIHPEDSIRMSIKLYSFIEQKTEKWQDQYRFRCADGTYKYVLDRGFLLKDENGRAIRMIGAIQDITKQKEEEQRLKLLETVITQSKDSILITEANSVDRKIPRIVYVNPAFSQMSGYRSNEIIGKSANIFKGPKSDSEELKKLLRAIKNEEECVIETITYTKTQEEYWVRFAMIPIFNNEDIITHWISIQRDITDEKKLETEKEHLIRELTQNNKDLKQFSYITSHNLRAPLSNLIGLLNLIEDIPIEDEELKEILAGFTKSTHLLNETINDLVKVIIIKDNPSMQKEEVSLKEVFENVFSQLSFQIELHKPIIKLKFDKVPLLNTNKAYIESILLNLLTNSIKYKSENRKLKISIVADQIDNQAVLTFKDNGIGIDLERNRDKVFGLYQRFHNYPDSKGLGLYLVKSQVETMGGTISIDSEVNKGTTFTITFKN; this comes from the coding sequence ATGAAAAGTAAAACTATACAAATTACTCTTGTTTACGTTATCATATCGCTAATTGTGGCTGCAGCAGGCCACAACATAATTACTAAATACTTTTTTGAGCCAAAATATTCCTTTTTATTTCTTCTGAAAGACGCTTTTATTATTTTAACTACTGGATTTATTTTCAAATATATACTTTCTAAAAATGAAAATAAAAATATTTCTGTTTTTGAAAAACTACAGGAAACCAATCAAGAAATTAAGGAATCAAATGAAAAGTATGACATAGTAGCAAAAGCGACTAGTGATACTATTTGGGATTGGAAAATTCCAGAAGACAGCATCAACTGGAATAAGGGAATTGAAAGTGTTTTCGGCTATAAACCAGAAGAAGTTGGAAAAACTTCAAAATGGTGGTTTGACAAAATTCATCCAGAAGACAGTATCCGAATGTCGATTAAATTATATTCTTTCATTGAACAAAAAACAGAAAAATGGCAAGATCAATACCGTTTTAGATGTGCCGATGGAACTTACAAGTATGTCCTTGACCGTGGATTTTTATTGAAAGATGAAAACGGACGAGCGATCAGAATGATTGGAGCCATTCAGGACATCACCAAACAAAAAGAAGAAGAACAGCGATTAAAACTTCTAGAAACAGTAATTACTCAATCTAAAGATTCTATTTTAATTACCGAAGCCAACTCTGTTGACCGTAAAATCCCGAGAATTGTTTATGTTAACCCAGCCTTTTCTCAAATGTCTGGCTACAGATCTAATGAAATAATTGGAAAATCTGCCAACATCTTTAAAGGTCCAAAATCTGATTCGGAGGAATTAAAAAAACTCCTTAGAGCCATTAAAAATGAAGAAGAGTGTGTAATTGAAACCATAACCTACACTAAAACACAGGAAGAATACTGGGTTCGGTTTGCCATGATTCCTATTTTTAACAATGAAGACATTATAACCCACTGGATTTCCATTCAAAGAGATATTACTGATGAAAAGAAACTGGAAACCGAAAAAGAACACCTTATACGCGAGCTGACTCAAAACAATAAAGATCTAAAACAGTTCTCGTATATCACTTCGCATAATTTAAGAGCACCTTTATCTAACTTAATTGGACTTTTAAATTTAATAGAAGATATTCCAATCGAAGATGAAGAATTGAAAGAAATTCTAGCCGGCTTTACCAAATCGACTCACTTATTAAATGAAACCATTAACGATCTTGTAAAGGTCATCATTATTAAAGATAACCCTTCGATGCAGAAAGAAGAAGTATCTTTAAAAGAAGTTTTTGAAAATGTTTTCAGCCAATTATCTTTTCAAATAGAATTACATAAACCTATTATTAAATTAAAATTTGACAAAGTTCCGCTTCTTAACACTAACAAAGCTTATATTGAAAGCATTTTACTTAACCTATTAACGAATTCAATAAAATATAAATCTGAAAATAGGAAGTTAAAAATCTCAATAGTTGCTGATCAAATTGACAATCAAGCTGTATTAACTTTTAAAGACAACGGAATCGGGATTGACTTGGAACGAAATCGCGATAAAGTTTTTGGACTATACCAAAGATTCCACAATTATCCCGACAGTAAAGGATTAGGCTTATATTTGGTAAAATCACAGGTAGAAACGATGGGAGGGACAATCAGCATTGACAGCGAAGTCAATAAAGGAACAACATTTACTATAACATTTAAAAACTAA
- the typA gene encoding translational GTPase TypA has protein sequence MESIRNIAIIAHVDHGKTTLVDKIMYHCQLFRENENTGDLILDNNDLERERGITITSKNVSVQYKGTKINIIDTPGHADFGGEVERVLNMADGVCLLVDAFEGPMPQTRFVLQKAIDLGLKPCVVINKVDKENCTPEEVHEKVFDLMFELGATEEQLDFPTVYGSAKNNWMSDDWKVQTQNIEPLLDMVIANVPAPKVSEGTPQMLITSLDFSSFTGRIAIGRLERGVLKEGMPISLVKRDGKIIKSRIKELHTFEGLGRRKVDQVVAGDICAVVGIEGFEIGDTIADFENPEALQTIAIDEPTMSMLFTINDSPFFGKEGKFVTSRHIRERLTKELEKNLAMKVGETDSADKFMVFGRGVLHLSVLIETMRREGYELQIGQPQVIIKEIDGVKCEPIEELTIDLPENLSGRAVEFVTIRKGEMLSMEGKGERMIVKFNIPSRGIIGLRNQLLTATAGEAIMAHRFIGYEPYKGEIPGRNNGSLISMENGKAIPYSIDKLQDRGKFFVDPNEDIYEGQVIGENTRSDDMTVNVTKTKKLSNVRSSGADDKARIIPAIKFSLEEALEYIQKDEYVEVTPKSLRLRKIYLNENDRKRFKI, from the coding sequence ATGGAATCTATTAGAAATATTGCAATTATTGCCCATGTCGATCACGGTAAGACCACTTTGGTTGATAAAATTATGTATCACTGTCAATTATTTCGTGAAAACGAAAATACAGGTGATTTAATCCTAGATAATAATGATTTAGAGCGTGAGAGAGGTATTACTATTACTTCAAAAAACGTTTCTGTTCAATATAAAGGAACAAAAATCAATATTATCGATACTCCTGGCCACGCGGATTTTGGAGGTGAAGTAGAACGTGTATTGAACATGGCTGATGGTGTTTGTTTGCTTGTGGATGCTTTTGAAGGTCCAATGCCGCAAACGCGTTTCGTATTGCAAAAAGCGATTGACTTAGGTTTAAAGCCATGTGTGGTTATCAATAAAGTGGATAAAGAAAACTGTACTCCTGAAGAAGTTCATGAAAAAGTTTTCGACTTAATGTTTGAGTTAGGTGCAACTGAAGAACAATTGGATTTCCCAACTGTTTACGGTTCTGCTAAAAACAACTGGATGTCAGATGACTGGAAAGTTCAAACACAAAACATTGAGCCATTATTAGACATGGTAATTGCAAATGTTCCTGCTCCTAAAGTTTCTGAAGGAACTCCTCAAATGTTGATTACTTCTTTAGATTTCTCTTCTTTTACAGGTCGTATCGCTATTGGACGTCTAGAAAGAGGTGTTTTAAAAGAAGGAATGCCAATTTCTTTGGTAAAAAGAGATGGGAAAATCATCAAATCAAGAATTAAAGAATTACATACTTTCGAAGGTTTAGGCCGTAGAAAAGTTGATCAAGTGGTTGCAGGAGATATTTGTGCTGTAGTAGGTATTGAAGGTTTTGAAATTGGTGATACAATCGCTGACTTTGAAAATCCAGAAGCTTTACAGACAATTGCTATCGACGAGCCAACCATGAGTATGTTGTTTACAATTAACGATTCGCCTTTCTTTGGTAAAGAAGGTAAATTTGTTACTTCTAGACATATCCGTGAAAGATTAACAAAGGAGCTTGAGAAAAACTTAGCGATGAAAGTTGGAGAAACTGATTCTGCTGATAAATTTATGGTTTTTGGTCGTGGTGTACTTCACTTATCTGTTCTTATTGAAACAATGAGAAGAGAAGGGTACGAGCTTCAAATTGGTCAGCCGCAAGTAATCATCAAAGAAATTGATGGAGTTAAATGTGAGCCAATTGAGGAATTAACTATCGATCTACCAGAAAATCTTTCAGGTAGAGCAGTTGAATTCGTTACAATCCGTAAAGGTGAAATGCTTTCTATGGAAGGTAAAGGCGAGCGTATGATTGTTAAATTTAATATCCCGTCTCGTGGAATTATCGGTTTAAGAAATCAATTGCTTACTGCTACAGCTGGTGAAGCTATTATGGCACACCGTTTCATTGGATACGAACCATACAAAGGAGAAATTCCTGGACGTAACAACGGTTCATTAATCTCTATGGAAAATGGAAAAGCAATTCCTTACTCTATCGATAAATTACAAGATCGCGGTAAATTCTTCGTTGATCCAAACGAGGATATCTATGAAGGTCAGGTAATTGGAGAAAATACTCGTAGCGATGATATGACAGTTAACGTTACTAAAACGAAAAAACTTTCTAACGTACGTTCTTCAGGAGCTGATGATAAAGCTAGAATTATTCCAGCTATCAAATTCTCTTTAGAAGAAGCTTTAGAGTACATTCAGAAAGATGAGTATGTTGAAGTTACTCCAAAATCTTTACGTTTAAGAAAAATTTACTTGAACGAAAATGATAGAAAAAGATTTAAAATCTAA
- a CDS encoding T9SS type B sorting domain-containing protein translates to MDSLQRFILLLLLCLLSVKVKAQAITIDDQRTPQQLVENVLVNSSCAAVSNTTGIGDTYTPGKNSFAYFSAGTSNFPFKEGIILTTSTSTEAIGPYFSDMGGGNPAWVGDTDLNQILGINSINATSIEFDFVPLTDFLSFNYIFASNEYQYFYPCEYSDGFAFLIKEVGTSESYKNLAVLPNTSTPLSSTNVRPKIEGGIAPNGDRYDGCPAINEHYFNGLNNNSSPVNYAGQTVVMNAQTNVTAGKTYHIKLVIADDKNRYYDSAVFLQAGSFASKIDFGPNRTSSNANPLCYGDTYLLDPKLSPAYSYKWFKNNVQVASTPTYTVTDSGKYSVEVTLSPSSCTLIGEIQIDYAPEILSTNTTIVQCDDDNDGFSIFNINKVDNMVKNNVSSISNEGYYETFIDAQNKTNPIATPESYINKTANQIVYARLENQFDCYKIAEVTLQISNTAVANPNPISTCDGDGTQDGLYHFDLDGEVTPQIITGLPTGLKAVYYLTAEDALAETNPLPNIFENTTAYHQTIYARVVNGPDCYAITAVNLVVNTFDPPNFEDQSVYVCKGDDQTLSVTAGFSSYLWSTGETSNSIIITNPGDYTVTVKDVNGCEKIKTFKVILSEPAIITDAVVKDFSGNDNAILIQYTGVGGYEFSLDGVTFQNDPEFTRILPGIYNAVARDKNGCGISNTFIVYVIDYPRFFTPNGDGYNDLWSISNSNILPNYTISIFDRYGKLLKQMNQSSTGWNGIFNGQPLPSDDYWFSLLFADGRNIKGHFSLKR, encoded by the coding sequence ATGGATTCGTTACAAAGATTTATACTTTTATTATTGCTCTGTCTTTTATCTGTCAAGGTAAAGGCACAAGCAATAACAATTGACGATCAAAGAACACCACAGCAGCTCGTTGAGAATGTTTTAGTAAACAGCTCATGTGCTGCTGTTAGTAATACAACTGGAATTGGAGATACCTACACACCCGGAAAAAACAGTTTTGCTTATTTTAGTGCAGGGACAAGTAATTTTCCTTTTAAAGAAGGCATCATTTTAACTACCTCTACAAGTACTGAAGCAATTGGCCCTTATTTTAGTGATATGGGCGGAGGAAATCCGGCTTGGGTTGGCGATACAGATTTGAATCAAATTTTGGGTATTAATTCTATAAATGCTACTTCAATAGAATTTGATTTTGTACCACTTACTGATTTTTTAAGTTTCAATTATATTTTTGCTTCAAACGAATATCAATATTTTTATCCCTGCGAATATTCAGATGGATTTGCTTTTTTAATTAAAGAAGTGGGAACTTCTGAATCTTATAAGAACTTAGCAGTTTTACCCAACACTTCAACTCCGCTTTCTTCTACAAATGTACGTCCAAAAATTGAAGGAGGAATTGCTCCAAATGGCGACCGTTATGATGGCTGTCCTGCAATCAATGAACATTATTTTAATGGTTTAAATAACAATTCAAGTCCAGTAAATTATGCGGGCCAGACAGTTGTTATGAATGCACAAACCAATGTTACAGCAGGAAAAACCTATCATATAAAATTGGTTATTGCCGATGACAAAAACAGGTATTATGATTCGGCTGTTTTTTTACAAGCCGGAAGTTTTGCTTCTAAAATTGATTTTGGCCCAAATAGAACTTCTTCTAATGCTAATCCGTTATGTTATGGTGATACGTATTTATTAGATCCAAAGTTATCTCCAGCATATTCATATAAATGGTTTAAGAATAATGTACAGGTTGCTTCTACTCCAACTTACACTGTTACAGACAGCGGAAAATACAGTGTTGAAGTTACGTTGAGCCCTTCTAGCTGTACTCTAATTGGGGAGATCCAAATAGATTATGCTCCTGAAATTCTTTCTACCAATACAACCATCGTTCAATGTGACGATGATAATGACGGATTTTCTATTTTCAACATCAATAAAGTTGATAACATGGTTAAAAATAATGTTTCCAGTATCTCAAACGAAGGTTATTATGAAACATTCATTGATGCTCAAAATAAAACAAATCCAATTGCAACTCCTGAAAGTTACATCAATAAGACTGCAAATCAGATTGTTTATGCTCGATTAGAAAATCAATTTGACTGCTATAAAATTGCAGAAGTTACGCTTCAAATCTCAAATACAGCAGTTGCTAATCCAAATCCAATCAGTACTTGCGACGGTGATGGAACTCAAGATGGACTTTATCATTTTGATTTAGATGGAGAAGTTACTCCTCAAATCATCACAGGACTTCCTACGGGACTTAAGGCGGTTTATTATTTAACAGCAGAAGATGCATTAGCCGAAACAAATCCACTTCCTAACATTTTTGAAAACACAACTGCTTACCATCAAACCATTTATGCCAGAGTAGTTAATGGTCCAGATTGCTATGCCATTACAGCTGTAAATTTGGTTGTCAATACATTTGATCCGCCCAATTTTGAAGATCAATCCGTATATGTATGTAAAGGAGACGATCAAACTTTATCAGTCACAGCAGGATTCAGCAGTTATTTATGGAGCACCGGAGAAACCTCTAATTCTATTATAATTACTAATCCAGGAGATTATACCGTAACTGTAAAAGATGTAAATGGATGCGAAAAGATTAAGACATTTAAAGTTATTTTATCTGAACCTGCTATTATTACTGATGCGGTGGTAAAAGATTTTTCAGGTAATGATAATGCTATTTTGATTCAGTATACAGGTGTTGGTGGTTATGAATTTTCACTTGATGGCGTCACTTTTCAGAATGATCCGGAATTCACAAGAATACTTCCGGGAATTTATAATGCGGTTGCGCGAGATAAAAATGGATGCGGTATATCGAATACTTTCATTGTATACGTTATTGATTATCCTAGATTTTTTACCCCAAACGGAGATGGTTATAATGATTTATGGTCTATCAGTAATTCAAATATTCTTCCAAATTATACCATTTCTATTTTTGATCGATACGGAAAACTGCTAAAACAAATGAACCAAAGCAGTACAGGATGGAATGGGATTTTCAATGGTCAGCCACTCCCGTCAGATGATTATTGGTTTTCCTTACTTTTTGCAGATGGCCGAAATATTAAAGGTCATTTTAGCTTGAAAAGATAA